Proteins from a single region of Chloroflexota bacterium:
- a CDS encoding DUF86 domain-containing protein, whose amino-acid sequence MQREARMYLTDIQSAARKIQEYTGGRQFSDYEAGEMLRDAVERKFEIIGIALAELAARDEALAHRISDYRKIIAFRNVLAHGYAHVDNATVWDTVVNNLPLLARQVDALLEGT is encoded by the coding sequence ATGCAGCGTGAGGCCCGGATGTACCTGACGGACATTCAGTCCGCCGCCAGGAAAATCCAGGAATACACTGGCGGCAGGCAGTTCTCTGACTACGAAGCGGGAGAAATGCTGCGAGACGCGGTGGAGCGCAAGTTCGAGATCATCGGCATTGCCCTAGCGGAGCTCGCCGCCCGCGACGAGGCCCTCGCCCACCGCATCAGCGACTATCGGAAGATCATCGCCTTCCGCAACGTCCTAGCCCATGGGTACGCCCACGTAGACAACGCGACCGTTTGGGACACCGTGGTAAACAACCTGCCATTGTTGGCGCGGCAGGTTGACGCACTGTTAGAGGGTACATAA
- a CDS encoding nucleotidyltransferase domain-containing protein — protein MVQLIADRAAELEELCRRCRVLRLDVFGSATDARRFRPESDLDFLVEFHPTLVSGRADAYFDLLFGLQDLFGRTVDLVMASAIHNPYFRESVEESRELVYAA, from the coding sequence ATGGTGCAACTCATAGCAGACCGAGCAGCCGAGCTGGAGGAGCTCTGCCGCCGTTGCCGTGTGCTCCGGCTGGACGTGTTCGGTTCCGCAACCGACGCCCGCCGCTTCCGGCCGGAGAGCGACCTCGACTTCCTGGTGGAGTTCCACCCTACCCTAGTTTCCGGGAGGGCCGACGCCTATTTCGACCTCCTCTTTGGCCTCCAGGATCTGTTCGGGCGGACAGTGGACCTCGTGATGGCCTCCGCAATCCACAACCCCTACTTCCGTGAGTCAGTGGAGGAAAGCCGGGAGCTCGTGTATGCAGCGTGA
- a CDS encoding ATP-binding protein: MVGSRVSFAKEDIGGEILPILTTGLYRNTLDALREYIQNAVDAAADEIRLIIDPDVVSLTDDGSGMDRDQARNAIRFGVSDKSPLENVGFRGIGIYSGFNICDSLEVYTKSRTDGNTYKLTFDFYGIRTQLLEEQERRSRGLPPALHLERLLEQSVFMESRGEEDYRGFGTTVVMSGLLPAAYGQLNDWGQVVEYLRNVVPLPFAPDFKYGKAIEKRFLQRDYRVIPLQLQIGNQQGALYRPYTDTLFKNKGRHAPAIFDIKGPNSQEFGFAWVCVNDARETIKDIKLRGLLLKKFGFSISDRQYLEPFFGRPTYSRRITGEVIVTNERLIPNAARSDFEHNSTRQEFVTQLPKLTRAIDRWANNIQESERAREVLSKTTQQLVEITEELPLLQRDRDRLLEYNAKISEINRQLSPHRKRLEGLDPEGLSSNRDLATGAGRLVKAALAESRRSTLRLETEVSKAVQREASLRPKSNSSESAEPLGIFSLVEQYLPLDETKWLEAIRVLDEVIQGQQLAPEVYQAIVDDLREQLDTQL; this comes from the coding sequence ATGGTTGGAAGTCGCGTTAGTTTCGCTAAGGAGGACATCGGGGGTGAAATCCTACCTATTCTTACAACTGGTTTGTACCGAAACACCCTAGATGCGCTTAGAGAGTACATTCAGAATGCTGTAGATGCCGCGGCCGACGAAATACGGCTAATCATCGACCCGGACGTTGTATCGCTCACCGATGACGGGAGTGGTATGGACAGGGACCAAGCCAGAAACGCCATTCGCTTTGGAGTTTCGGACAAGAGTCCTCTAGAAAACGTCGGATTCAGAGGAATTGGGATTTACAGTGGATTCAACATATGCGACTCCCTAGAAGTCTATACCAAGTCGCGGACAGACGGAAACACTTACAAGTTGACGTTTGACTTTTACGGCATTAGGACACAATTGCTTGAAGAACAAGAGAGACGTTCCAGAGGTCTGCCCCCTGCACTGCATTTGGAGCGCTTGCTGGAACAATCGGTATTCATGGAGTCTCGAGGCGAAGAGGATTATCGAGGATTTGGGACCACTGTGGTCATGAGCGGTTTGTTGCCCGCTGCTTATGGGCAATTGAATGATTGGGGCCAGGTAGTTGAATACCTTCGTAATGTGGTCCCTCTCCCCTTTGCTCCTGACTTCAAATACGGAAAGGCGATCGAAAAGAGGTTCCTACAACGAGATTACAGGGTGATCCCCTTGCAACTGCAAATTGGAAACCAACAAGGGGCCCTCTACCGCCCATACACGGATACCCTGTTCAAGAATAAGGGACGGCATGCACCTGCAATCTTTGACATCAAGGGACCCAACAGCCAAGAGTTCGGGTTTGCTTGGGTCTGCGTTAACGACGCCCGAGAAACCATAAAGGACATCAAGCTCCGAGGGTTATTACTGAAAAAGTTCGGGTTTTCTATTTCGGACCGCCAATACCTAGAACCCTTCTTTGGAAGACCAACTTACAGTCGACGGATTACTGGAGAAGTCATCGTAACTAACGAGCGACTCATCCCAAACGCCGCTAGGAGTGATTTCGAGCACAATAGCACACGGCAAGAATTCGTTACTCAGTTGCCAAAGCTGACAAGGGCAATTGACCGTTGGGCAAACAACATTCAAGAGTCTGAAAGGGCCAGAGAGGTTCTGTCAAAGACTACACAACAGTTAGTTGAGATTACCGAGGAACTCCCTCTCCTTCAGCGAGACAGAGACCGGCTACTGGAGTACAACGCAAAGATATCAGAGATCAACCGTCAATTGAGTCCTCATCGCAAGCGATTGGAGGGCTTAGACCCGGAAGGCCTGTCGTCAAACCGGGATCTTGCTACTGGTGCAGGCCGACTAGTTAAGGCTGCATTAGCAGAGAGCCGCCGGTCAACTCTAAGACTAGAAACAGAGGTCTCAAAGGCTGTTCAGCGTGAGGCTTCGTTGCGCCCCAAATCGAATTCCTCGGAATCTGCCGAACCCCTAGGCATCTTCTCGTTGGTCGAACAATACCTTCCGCTCGACGAAACCAAATGGCTGGAAGCGATTAGGGTACTCGATGAAGTCATTCAAGGTCAACAGCTGGCCCCTGAAGTTTATCAGGCAATCGTCGATGACCTAAGAGAACAGCTGGACACTCAACTTTAG